Within Pygocentrus nattereri isolate fPygNat1 chromosome 17, fPygNat1.pri, whole genome shotgun sequence, the genomic segment GATGTCAGCAGTGGAAGAACTTTTGGTCTTATCTACTCAAATGCCTCAAAACTTGTGCTGACAGTGGACAACTCTGGAGTTTTTCAAGCCAAAACCCCACTGAACATTGAGTTAATGAAGAAAACACAAGTTCCAAAAGCCCCAGATAACAAGGAGGATGGGGTCTACTGTGTGTAGACTTCACATAATCATGAAATGCAGAGGAGAAACCAAATAACAAAACTGACAGCTTATTTAAGGCTGTGTTAATTGCCCAATTACATTTGGTCTAATAAAATAGGTGGGGATATCCATGAAAATCTGATTGTACACTATATAGATCAAAATTAAAACAGACATTCTGCATTTTACCTTATTCAAATAATTTCATTTCAAGTGCTATGTGCTGGACCATAGACCCTAAAGCATCTCTATGTCTCTCCACTTACCAACAAACTGCACTGTTTTTCACAACAATAGCAATATTctagaaatgttttaaatgaccACTACCacacattataataataatattatttaacaATTTATCTTAATCTATAGACTAATATGCATGTTATGTTATGCTAAAAAATTGGAAATGTCTGGACTTGCTGATGGGTTTTTCTCATCCTCACTCCTACACTGTAAAGAACTGATGTACATTTATAGTGGAAACACTGCAGTAATCTGCTGTATTCCTTAAATGTAGCAGATTACTGTAAACGGTTGTGCATTcttggaaaaatatataaagttctttgtcaaataaattaaaatgtatgttgAATTGTACAATAAATTTAATTGTACAATAAAAATTAACTTTCATTTGCTGAGCATATTAGTTAATTGGCTTgttaatttgcttttatttcctCATCTGTAGTTAATTTCAGATAAATCCCATAGTTTGCTTGTATTTTCCATCTTTTGGTATTTCccttgttttttaatgtttcagttaAAGTGATCCTATAATATTATAATCAATAGATATTTGGTTACGGCCATGGCTGGTAGAAGTGCATAGAACCGCTGTAATGTGATGCTCCGTTTATGGTGTGATTGATAAACTGTCCTGAGCTGTTGTGAAAATAGGGTGAttattctgttaaatataaCTGCAACAGTGTGTTCAAGCATTTGCTACCAGAAGCTAGAGAGAAAAGTTTGTGGTGTTTGCATATGTCTTTACATTGTCACACAATATAGCCAGACTGAGAGCTTTGGGGAAACATTTTAGCACATATGAACTGTGCATTAGAAATACAGGGATTCTGGAAAAAACTATGTGAATACAGCAGTCAGCTGTATGCAATAATAAGTAAGCAGTCAAATACAGTATGagaactgtaaataaacagagaaGTACGTTACTGTAATTTTGGACTGCATTTTTTTAGAATAACCTGGGTAATTTGAATTGTTCTCCTACGGTTCTATAATTAAGGCAACAGTAACACGTCGATTGTTCTACTATTGTTGAAAGTCAAAAAACTCtgtttggtactatatagaaccattttacttACAGTGTAGGATGCAATAGGCCTGGGAATGTAAGGGGCTAATGTATCATATCTCTAAAAGATGCAATGATAATGAACTGAGGCATCGGTGCTGTCCACTATTTACTATTCTATCAGAGTCATAACTTGTTTGCTGCCAATTGCCAACAATATTAATTACTTGAGGCCATGCATTTGTATGGGCCTAATAGAACAAATTGACAATAGTGACAGTCATGTCATCTTTGACCCTAGTAGACTGGTCTTGGAATCAGTTGCACAGAATTAAGGGCTGCTACCCTTTTCATATGGAAGAGGCCATTTTTTCAGTGCTTGAAAAAAACTTTCAAAGGTAATAAGGATGCCATTTCAGCAAATTCCATTTATCACCTTTTTATAAACATGGATAACTGCTGTTATGCAAGTCAAGTTAAGGGCTGTGGCAAACAATTGAATTTGTTTTTCAGCTTCTGATCAGTCTTAAACATTCAGATTAAATGCTTTTGGGAATTTATACACTCTCTTAGAAAGCTGTagttgccttttttattttagatgtCAAAGGCAATGATGCTAAATAGAACTGCAGCTGTTGTTGACGCATGTTAAACACTTGCTTGTAAGTTTAGAACAAAATATCATCTTCATATTAGACTTTACCAACCCTGCTTAGTGtcattgtgagaaaaaaaagtctgaaaaatctTATCAGAAGTGGCTCATCATCTACCTTTTAAGTGTTTGAAAGCCTTCATATGCATCTAGACCATGATTTGGAAGCACTTAGAGAGTGAGATGATTTTACTGGCCGGTATGATTACCCGGCCCATTAAAAGAGCGAGTAATTCAGTAAGCAGGAGTTAGAGGAAAAGCACTTTGCCACCCACGACTATAATGTACGGCTGTCAGAGCTGATATCTTGGTGGTTCATCCTCCACAGCCCACATCTTCCCTGTGAGAGAGCGCTTGTGTTGATAACACTCCGCTGCTGACACATGCTACCTGCGCTGAAAGTGCTGTGGGCTGAGAGAGTTGTTATATTATGTGTGGAATGCGCTGCTCATGACTGTGCCGGCCCACACACAATGAGAGGGAGAataagagagggaggaaaaaataGTCTGGTGGGCAGAAGTTTGGTGAGGTCAGGTATCTCCCACTCGAATTAGCTGCAGCTGGCTGAAAAGAAAGCATAAAGCCTGCTAACAATTCCAGCATGGATACGAGGACAGGAGTCTGTGAGGTGTTTATTCCTATTAATACTCTCAGGCCCTGGACACTATTGTTACCACTGCACTCAGTAGAGATCACTGCAGTTGAGCAATTAGCCTTTCGACAGAGATGGAGGCATGATCATTATCTTATTTGTGAAGGGTAATTGGATTTGGCTTGGATGGGGGCATCAGACAGCTCACGGATTTTGCTCTACTCTCCTGTCCTCAGCTACACCCATCATGTGAATATGCAAAGCGTCCTTTCTTCTCCAAAGGAGGACTCGCAGTCTgagtacatgatttgttgaGTTGACACACTCTGTGCACTGAACAGAGGGAAAGatgacataaaaaaacaaacattataaataaaatatgaaatgtgccaaaAACCTGCAAACTTTGGTGTTTATGTTTTCACAAATATGTTCAagtcagcaaataagcagtaactgtgtattaaatgtgcagaagtatgttaACTTATGTGTTAACTTGAGTgcagaagatgtgttaacttactgtcacttagaaaattaagaaaacaaaacttttctgctcagacttttgcatatgactgtatagaaGGAAGGCAGTGTATGCTTACAATGTGTTAAGTATACGTAGCTGATTTCTGTATTTGGGATTGAAAATAAACTTTAATACAAATTGTATTCAATCTATTAGTCCATATGGACATGCAATAACATGATATTGCATGTTATTGCTTGCTAAGTTAACCTCACAGgctgaaaatgtttcatttacaatgaaaaacaaatgactTATGACAAATTTACTTACGCAGCATTGCTCTTGGAATTTCaaatgctagctagctacaaCAGAAAAGGCTCCTTCTATGCTAAAATATTTTATCTGACAAAGTCAGGCATTTTAGATTTGTTTAGAAATGTTGTTTTATGtaatcaattttatttacagtgcagAGCTCTTAGAATTCAAATTGCTAGCACAATCGCTACCTACAAACATTCAACGTTCTTAGATTGTTGCCGTCCaaggaaaaacattttgctgcaatttttacttttctacatcATATGACAGCTGTTCTTTGCACTGTGTAAAAAAATTtgtgatgagtggaccaatagaaatgctccaaaaatgctttgaataaaatctctttatgaGAACTTCCACTGAAAGTAAAGAGCATTTTTGCcctcctttaaagttactatATTGGACATACGTGTGTATCACTGGACAATGATGATGCTAAATGTTTTATCAGAAAgaaaattcatatttatttagaatCTGTAGCATTCAAATGGACCATATTATGGAAAAATGTTTCAGtgctaaaattttaaaatgtactgttcaccCCACAGTTCATATTTGGACACTAAGCTGCAAGAGTGGCCCATTTTGGATTCGCTGCTTTGCTATGTCACACAAATgaacatatttatataaatttgCCTATTCAGCCTTCAGCTCTCTGAAAGTTTACCTCTTCCTCCCAAACATGCAAATGCTACAAGGAGTGCTTCAGCTTGGAAAACGATATAAGAGGAGtgtatggggaaaaaaaacagtcccaTATGGGcaaatgtaggatatggccCCTCTATGTGCAGTTGAAATGTAACTGTAGTCTGAGAAGTTATCAGAAAGCAAACAGCATCAAGCCTGTAAATCGTAATGCCTCATGGTTTTGGGAAACTCCTTCCGAGTTAGgaatgcatttcattttcattcagtgtCATAAAGTAGACACGGACTACACGTACATGAAGGTTAAGATTTCCTGTGGGTGCTTCTCTAAAAGATGCAACCCATGCGACTTCAGACCTCAATGTCAATTTGGAAGAACCTCTTACGTGCACTAGTGAGTGACCAGcacactgacacactgtttACCAGCTCCCTTCCTATAAACCTCATGGATATTCAGTTCGTACGTAGAAAAGCAAACAGAGCAGTTACAGTGTTTGGCTCTCTGACTAAGACGTGCAGGAAAAAAGCCAAAATCTCTGATCGTGCTGGAAAGGAATTGAGCAGCATTGCATAAGTCTCTATAATTTTACAGCAGCTCTAATCCTCACGTCCCTGCTTTCCTCACGCCTGCTCGCTGCCACCTTTGTACGTCACTACAACGAAGCACATCACAATAATGAGTCACTGTGTAGAATTTCAATAAGGACACACACCCGTTTACACCATTCTTTATTGTTaattcaaaaaaagaaagaaaaaaggaaaaactgaagAATAAGAACCTCTTCAAATTGCTGTTAATTATAGTGTTATTCTTAACGTCCCCTTATTCTCATGTCTGGTTAAACACAACGTCAAAGAAGTACAGAAAAAAGGagcttttaaaagtttttattcaCTATAGATTATAAATTACACTTTTAAGATTATAATCTCATAATAAAAGAGCTAATGATTAGTTTttgagcagaaaatgcaaaaaagaacTCAAAAATGAATCCAAAGCTGTAATACATAACTAAACTGccatatatggatatatatggAACCAAAGCAATAATATACTAAATAGGCTAAACTACCACTAGTAGCTGCTAGTAACTGTAATCTCACGTTAACAGTCTGTgggtgaagggggggggggggggggggggtaaagggGCTTAAACTAGCACGCTTACTCACGTCAGGGCACAAAGAGGAGAATATCCTTCTAGCCCTCCTCCTGACAAAGCTTTCAGTTATAAGGGAGAAACTTTACTATCTTATCATTTACTGGATGTGAACTTAATAGGGATTTAAACTAATACGGACACGCAGGGTTTCTTTTTTAATCCTTTTTCAAAACAGAAGACTACGGGTGAGTGCTATAAAAGGCTGTGCGAGGGAGAATCCTACACGAAGAAGAGCGGTTAATGTGAGTTAGTCCTTATTTCAGCACTAAAGTAGTGGACAGCGTCCAAGCTGCTGTACGAGATTTACAAGACGCTCTCGCTCCACGTTCCGGACTTCAGGGAGTAAATACACATCATCTCCTACTCGCAGCCATCTCTCACAGCTAGTCCAGAGCTCGCCCATCAGCCGTTGGTGATCCAGCCAGCGGAATGAAGCCCCTCACAATTAGGCTCGTGCTCGTTCTTAGCAGAGTTCGTTCGCATGGATGGAAGAAGAAAATCAATCCAGTCCGCGCAGATAGTGATACAACCTTGTTGACCACTACAAATCGATTTCGCTTGAAGGATGCgtccattattttattatttatcccCTCCCTCCCCCCGCAGGACTTCCCCTGAAGCTGTAGAAGAAgacttcttcttctcctccttcttctcagTGTTCATGCGTGCAGATGAATCTGTCTCactcccccccaccccaacccctGCCGACCCCCCGCTGTGTGTAATATAGTTATTATACATGGCACGTATTTACAGTGTCAGACAGATCGTTTTCGCCTGTGCGTCCGCGCTCATCAGGACACGGCCACGGCTTGAAGCAAGCTGTCGTCGTGCGTCTGCGCCGCGTGTCTCGTGCTCTCCGCGGGTTCCTCCTCCGGGACGGGAGTGACGGTCTCACCCTTGGCCCGTTTCGGCGCCCTGGGTCTCTCCACGACGCACTGCCTGAGCGCCGGCTTCCCCTTGGCCGCTCTGGGGCTGCAGTTGTCGCGCTCGTACTCCTCCTGCGCGCGCTGCATCTTGCGCTTCTTCATCTTGCTCTTGTGGAAGTGGAAGGTGGTGAGGGACACGGAGATGACCGCGGCGATCATCGCCACCAGCACGAAGAGCACCACGGTGGAGGAGAGCGCCTGGAAGAGCTGCTCCACGCGCGCCATGCACGCGCCCTCCGGCCACGCAGTCCCGTTGGAGCCGCAAGGCGGCACGGCGAGGGCCAGTCTGTCTGAGGAGGTCCTCGCGCTCATTTAGTCCGCTTTTGTGGCAGCGTAGTCCCCCcaaaagagaacagagagacgCAGACGAGCGAGGCGATGGCCAATCTCCACCTCTCCGCCGCCTCTATGTTGCAGTCATTCCTCCTGCCTGGGAGAGGAGACCCCTCAGGATTCAGCCTGAAATAGATCCAATAAAGAATCGGGAGTGAGCGCAATTCTGGATAGAGGTGGGAAAATGTACCCAACATACAGCCACGTTACAGTGCGCGACCCTAAACCCCAAAGCATAGAGGAGCTGGCGCAGAGAGCCCGTGCCATTCAGCGTTTAAAATGTAGGAAGGGCGCGATAGTGGTGGGGAAGTTTTCCGTGCAGAAATAACGCACCCAAAAGAACGGAGACCCCCTGCCCGGCAGGCCTGCCGCTCTGTGGACAGTCTGCTATAACCTCGTTACACTCTCCTCCGCTTAACCGAATCTCTGAACTAATCCAGTGAGAAGAGTAAGAAAAAAACCAGACGCCGGGTTCAGTGGACATGCGGAGCATTCAGAACTGCGGCATTCCTCTCCTCACAAGCGCGTTTGCGCGGTTTACCAGCGCAGCCTGTCTGACGCGGGACTCCCCGCCATGTTCCGCTCACCCGCCGCCTTATTATTACCACGAATTATTACCGCGCGACCGCGTTAATGACAGTAAATGCACAGCTTTACCTGCCGCCGAGCTGCCGGGATGATCCTGCTTTCCTCCAGCTCGCGCTCGCAAAATCTGAGCAGAAAGGAGCAAAATCCAGCCAATCCGCGCAGATCGCAGTGACGTATCGTCTTTGATataccccccccctccccacacacacacactatctctccctcacacacaca encodes:
- the si:dkey-35i13.1 gene encoding uncharacterized protein C11orf87 homolog; its protein translation is MSARTSSDRLALAVPPCGSNGTAWPEGACMARVEQLFQALSSTVVLFVLVAMIAAVISVSLTTFHFHKSKMKKRKMQRAQEEYERDNCSPRAAKGKPALRQCVVERPRAPKRAKGETVTPVPEEEPAESTRHAAQTHDDSLLQAVAVS